A region from the Plutella xylostella chromosome 8, ilPluXylo3.1, whole genome shotgun sequence genome encodes:
- the LOC105388810 gene encoding myosin heavy chain, muscle isoform X12, translating to MPKAVVQEGEDPDPTPYLFVSLEQKRIDQSKPYDGKKACWVPDDKEGFLQGEIKATKGDLVTVVLPGGETKDFKKDLVGQVNPPKYEKAEDMSNLTYLNDASVLYNLKQRYYHKLIYTYSGLFCVAINPYKRFPVYTFRCAKLYRGKRRSEVPPHIFAISDGAYVNMLTNHENQSMLITGESGAGKTENTKKVIAYFATVGASQKKDPNAEKKGSLEDQVVQTNPVLEAFGNAKTVRNDNSSRFGKFIRIHFGPSGKLAGADIETYLLEKARVISQQALERSYHIFYQMMSGSVPGLKGICMLSNDIMDYHIVAQGKTVIPGVDDGEEMRLTDQAFDILGFTQEEKNDVYKITASVMHMGGMKFKQRGREEQAEADGMEEGERVAKLLGVDCQDLYKNLLKPRIKVGNEFVTQGRNITQVTNSVGALCKGVFDRLFKWLVKKCNETLDTKQKRQHFIGVLDIAGFEIFDFNGFEQLCINFTNEKLQQFFNHHMFVLEQEEYQREGIEWTFIDFGMDLQNCIDLIEKPMGILSILEEESMFPKATDATFVEKLNNNHLGKSAPYLKPKPPKPGCQAAHFAIGHYAGNVGYNISGWLEKNKDPLNDTVVDQFKKGQNKLLIEIFADHPGQSGDAAAAKGGRGKKGGGFATVSSAYKEQLNNLMTTLRSTQPHFVRCIIPNELKQPGLIDSHLVMHQLTCNGVLEGIRICRKGFPNRMVYPDFKLRYKILAPQAVDKESDPKKIAQVILDASGLDVESYRLGHTKVFFRAGVLGQMEELRDDRLSKIMSWMQAYIRGYLSRKEFKKIQEQRLALQVVQRNLRKYLQLRTWPWWKLWQKVKPLLNVSRVEDELAKLEEKAAKAQEAFEKEEKLRKELEVLNAKLLEEKTALLSNLEGGGRELQDTQERAAKLQAQKNDLESQLRDTQDRLTQEEDARNQLFQNKKKLEQEVAGLKKDVEDLELAVQKSEQDKATKDHQIRNLNDEIAHQDELINKLNKEKKMQGETTQKTAEELQAAEDKVNHLNKVKQKLEQTLDELEDSLEREKKLRGDVEKQRRKVEGDLKLTQEAVADLERNKKELEQTIQRKDKEISSLTAKLEDEQSLVSKSQKQIKELQARIEELEEEVESERQARAKAEKQRADLARELEELGERLEEAGGATSAQIELNKKREAELSKLRRDLEEANIQHESTLANLRKKHNDAVAEMGEQLDQLNKLKAKAEKERSQYFSEVNDLRAGLDHVSNEKAAQEKMVKQLQHQLNEVSNKADEANRTLNDLDAAKKKLSIENSDLLRQLEEAESQVSQLSKIKVSLTTQLEDTKRLADEESRERATLLGKFRNLEHDLDNIREQVEEEAEGKADLQRQLSKANAEAQIWRSKYESEGVARSEELEEAKRKLQARLAEAEETIESLNQKVVALEKTKQRLATEVEDLQLEVDRATAIANAAEKKQKAFDKIIGEWKLKVDDLAAELDASQKECRNYSTELFRLKGAYEEGQEQLEAVRRENKNLADEVKDLLDQIGEGGRNIHEIEKARKRLEAEKDELQAALEEAESALEQEENKVLRAQLELSQVRQEIDRRIQEKEEEFENTRKNHQRALDSMQASLEAEAKGKAEALRMKKKLEADINELEIALDHANKANAEAQKNIKRYQAQIKDLQTALEEEQRARDDAREQLGISERRANALQNELEESRTLLEQADRARRQAEQELGDAHEQLNELSAQAASLSAAKRKLESELQTLHSDLDELLNEAKNSEEKAKKAMVDAARLADELRSEQEHAQTQEKLRKALEQQIKELQVRLDEAEANALKGGKKAIQKLEQRVRELENELDGEQRRHADAQKNLRKSERRIKELTFQAEEDRKNHERMQDLVDKLQQKIKTYKRQIEEAEEIAALNLAKFRKAQQELEEAEERADLAEQAISKFRGKGRAGSVARGVSPAPPRSRPSAFDGFGTFPPRFDLAPENDF from the exons ATGCCGAAGGCAGTGGTTCAAGAGGGCGAGGACCCCGACCCAACCCCATACCTGTTCGTGTCTCTGGAACAGAAGCGAATTGACCAGAGCAAGCCCTACGATGGCAAGAAGGCATGCTGGGTGCCCGACGACAAGGAGGGTTTCCTGCAGGGAGAGATCAAGGCCACCAAGGGAGACCTGGTGACCGTCGTGCTCCCCGGAGGCGAG ACGAAAGACTTCAAGAAAGACCTTGTGGGTCAAGTCAACCCACCTAAGTACGAGAAAGCCGAGGATATGTCCAACTTGACATACCTCAACGACGCTTCTGTGTTGTATAACCTGAAGCAGAGATATTACCATAAGCTCATCTAC ACGTACTCCGGTCTCTTCTGTGTGGCTATCAACCCCTACAAGAGATTCCCGGTGTACACCTTCCGTTGTGCCAAGCTCTACCGAGGCAAGCGTCGTTCGGAGGTGCCCCCCCACATCTTCGCCATCTCTGACGGTGCCTACGTCAACATGTTGACCAACCACGAGAACCAGTCTATGTTGATTAC CGGAGAGTCTGGTGCCGGAAAGACTGAGAACACGAAGAAGGTAATTGCGTACTTCGCCACCGTCGGTGCGTCCCAGAAGAAGGACCCCAACGCGGAGAAGAAGGGATCCCTGGAGGACCAGGTCGTCCAGACCAACCCGGTGCTTGAAGCCTTCGGTAACGCCAAGACCGTGCGTAACGACAACTCCTCCCGATTC GGTAAATTCATCCGTATCCACTTCGGCCCCTCTGGAAAACTGGCCGGAGCTGACATTGAGACCT ATCTGCTTGAGAAGGCTCGTGTCATCTCCCAGCAGGCTCTGGAACGTTCTTACCACATCTTCTACCAGATGATGTCTGGTTCCGTTCCCGGACTTAAGG gaATTTGCATGTTGTCTAACGACATCATGGACTACCACATCGTGGCGCAGGGCAAGACCGTGATCCCCGGAGTCGATGACGGCGAGGAGATGAGACTGACCGAT CAAGCCTTCGACATCCTCGGTTTCACCCAAGAGGAGAAGAACGACGTGTACAAGATCACCGCGTCCGTCATGCACATGGGAGGCATGAAGTTCAAGCAGAGGGGTCGTGAGGAGCAGGCTGAGGCCGACGGCATGGAG GAGGGAGAGCGTGTTGCTAAGCTCCTCGGTGTCGACTGCCAGGACCTGTACAAGAACCTGCTGAAGCCCCGCATCAAAGTCGGTAACGAGTTCGTGACCCAGGGTCGTAACATCACCCAGGTGACCAACTCCGTCGGTGCCCTCTGCAAGGGTGTGTTCGACCGTCTCTTCAAGTGGCTGGTCAAGAAGTGTAACGAGACTCTGGACACCAAGCAGAAGAGGCAGCACTTCATCGGTGTGCTGGATATCGCCGGTTTCGAGATCTTCGAC TTCAACGGTTTCGAACAACTCTGCATTAACTTCACCAATGAGAAACTTCAGCAGTTCTTTAACCACCACATGTTCGTTCTGGAGCAAGAAGAGTACCAGCGCGAAGGAATCGAATGGACTTTCATTGACTTTGGCATGGACCTCCAGAATTGCATTGACCTTATTGAAAAG CCCATGGGTATCCTCTCCATCCTTGAGGAAGAGTCTATGTTCCCGAAAGCCACTGACGCCACCTTCGTGGAGAAGTTGAACAACAACCACTTGGGCAAGTCTGCTCCTTACCTGAAGCCGAAGCCCCCCAAGCCTGGTTGCCAGGCCGCTCACTTCGCCATCGGCCATTACGCCGGTAAC GTCGGCTACAACATCTCTGGATGGCTGGAGAAGAACAAGGACCCCCTGAACGACACCGTCGTCGACCAGTTCAAGAAGGGTCAGAACAAGCTGCTGATCGAGATCTTCGCTGACCACCCTGGCCAGTCCGgagacgccgccgccgccaagG GCGGTCGTGGTAAGAAGGGAGGTGGTTTCGCCACTGTCTCCTCTGCATACAAG GAACAACTGAACAACCTGATGACCACTCTGAGATCCACCCAGCCTCACTTCGTCCGTTGTATCATCCCCAACGAGTTGAAGCAGCCTG GTCTCATCGACTCTCACCTTGTCATGCACCAGCTGACCTGTAACGGTGTGCTTGAAGGCATCCGTATTTGCCGTAAAGGTTTCCCCAACAGGATGGTGTACCCTGACTTCAAGCTCCG CTACAAGATCCTGGCCCCTCAAGCTGTCGACAAAGAATCTGACCCTAAGAAAATCGCCCAAGTGATCCTGGACGCTTCTGGTTTGGATGTCGAGTCATACCGTCTCGGTCACACCAAG GTGTTCTTCCGCGCCGGAGTGCTGGGTCAGATGGAGGAGCTGCGTGACGACCGTCTCTCCAAGATCATGTCCTGGATGCAGGCCTACATCCGTGGTTACCTGTCCCGTAAGGAGTTCAAGAAGATCCAGGAGCAGAG GTTGGCTCTCCAAGTTGTCCAGCGCAACTTGCGCAAGTACCTGCAGCTCCGCACCTGGCCGTGGTGGAAGTTGTGGCAGAAGGTCAAGCCTCTGCTCAACGTCTCCCGTGTCGAGGATGAGCTCGCG AAACTGGAGGAGAAGGCAGCCAAGGCGCAGGAGGCCTTCGAGAAGGAGGAGAAGCTCCGCAAGGAGCTGGAGGTGCTGAACGCCAAGCTGCTGGAGGAGAAGACGGCGCTGCTGTCCAACCTGGAGGGCGGCGGCCGCGAGCTGCAGGACACGCAGGAGCGCGCCGCCAAGCTGCAGGCTCAGAAGAACGACCTCGAGAGCCAGCTCAGG GACACCCAGGACCGCCTCACCCAGGAGGAGGACGCGCGCAACCAGCTGTTCCAGAACAAGAAGAAGCTGGAGCAGGAGGTCGCCGGCCTCAAAAAGGACGTGGAGGACCTGGAACTGGCCGTGCAGAAGTCCGAGCAGGACAAGGCCACCAAGGACCACCAGATCCGCAACCTCAACGATGAGATCGCCCACCAGGACGAGCTCATCAACAAGCTCAACAAGGAGAAGAAGATGCAGGGCGAGACCACCCAGAAGACCGCCGAGGAGCTGCAGGCCGCCGAGGACAAGGTCAACCACCTCAACAAGGTCAAGCAGAAGCTCGAGCAGACCCTGGACGAGCTCGAGGACTCCCTGGAGCGCGAGAAGAAGCTCCGCGGAGACGTCGAGAAGCAGAGGAGGAAGGTGGAGGGCGACCTCAAGCTGACGCAGGAGGCCGTCGCCGACCTGGAGCGCAACAAGAAGGAGCTCGAGCAGACCATCCAGCGCAAGGACAAGGAGATCTCCTCCCTGACCGCCAAGCTGGAGGACGAGCAGTCCCTCGTGTCCAAGTCGCAGAAGCAGATCAAGGAGCTGCAGGCGCGCATCGAGGAGCTGGAGGAGGAGGTGGAGTCGGAGCGCCAGGCGCGCGCCAAGGCCGAGAAGCAGCGCGCCGACCTGGCCCGCGAGCTGGAGGAGCTGGGCGAGCGGCTGGAGGAGGCCGGCGGTGCCACCTCGGCCCAGATCGAGCTCAACAAGAAGCGCGAGGCCGAGCTTAGCAAGCTCCGCCGCGACCTGGAGGAGGCCAACATCCAGCACGAGTCCACGCTCGCCAACCTGCGCAAGAAGCACAACGACGCCGTCGCCGAGATGGGCGAGCAGCTCGACCAGCTCAACAAGCTCAAGGCTAA GGCTGAGAAGGAACGTTCTCAATACTTTAGCGAAGTCAATGACCTCCGCGCTGGTCTCGACCACGTGTCCAACGAAAAG GCTGCCCAAGAGAAGATGGTGAAGCAGCTGCAGCACCAGCTCAACGAGGTGTCCAACAAGGCCGACGAGGCTAACCGCACCCTCAACGACCTGGACGCCGCCAAGAAGAAGCTCTCCATCGAGAACTCCGACCTGCTGCGCCAGCTCGAGGAGGCTGAGTCCCAGGTGTCTCAGCTGTCCAAGATCAAGGTGTCGCTCACCACCCAGCTCGAGGACACCAAGAGGCTCGCCGACGAGGAATCCAGG GAGCGCGCCACGCTCCTCGGCAAGTTCCGCAACTTGGAGCACGACCTCGACAACATCCGCGAGCAAGTGGAGGAGGAGGCCGAAGGCAAGGCTGACCTGCAGCGCCAGCTCAGCAAGGCCAACGCCGAGGCCCAGATCTGGCGCTCCAAGTACGAGTCCGAGGGAGTCGCCCGCTCCGAGGAGCTGGAGGAGGCCAAGCGCAAGCTCCAGGCCCGCCTCGCCGAGGCCGAGGAGACCATCGAGTCCCTCAACCAGAAGGTCGTCGCTCTCGAGAAGACCAAGCAGCGCCTCGCCACCGAGGTCGAGGACCTGCAGCTCGAGGTCGACCGCGCCACCGCCATCGCCAACGCCGCCGAGAAGAAGCAGAAGGCCTTCGACAAGATCATCGGAGAATGGAAGCTCAAGGTCGACGACCTCGCCGCCGAGCTCGACGCCAGCCAGAAGGAGTGCCGCAACTACTCCACCGAACTGTTCCGTCTCAAGGGCGCCTACGAGGAGGGCCAGGAGCAGCTCGAGGCCGTGCGCCGCGAGAACAAGAACCTGGCCGACGAGGTCAAGGACCTGCTCGACCAGATCGGCGAGGGAGGCCGCAACATCCACGAGATCGAGAAGGCCCGCAAGCGCCTCGAGGCCGAGAAGGACGAGCTCCAGGCCGCCCTCGAGGAGGCCGAGTCCGCGCTCGAGCAGGAGGAGAACAAGGTGCTCCGCGCTCAGCTCGAGCTGTCGCAGGTGCGCCAGGAGATCGACCGCCGCATCCAGGAGAAGGAGGAGGAGTTCGAGAACACGCGCAAGAACCACCAGCGCGCCCTCGACTCCATGCAGGCTTCCCTCGAAGCCGAGGCTAAGGGCAAGGCAGAGGCCCTGCGCATGAAGAAGAAGCTCGAGGCCGACATCAACGAGCTGGAGATCGCCCTCGACCACGCCAACAAGGCCAACGCCGAGGCCCAGAAGAACATCAAGCGCTACCAGGCCCAGATCAAGGACCTGCAGACCGCGCTGGAGGAGGAGCAGCGCGCGCGCGACGACGCCCGCGAGCAGCTCGGCATCTCCGAGCGCCGCGCCAACGCGCTGCAGAACGAGCTGGAGGAGTCGCGCACGCTGCTGGAGCAGGCGGaccgcgcgcgccgccaggCCGAGCAGGAGCTGGGCGACGCGCACGAGCAGCTCAACGAGCTGTCCGCGCAGGCCGCCTCGCTGTCCGCCGCCAAGAGGAAGCTCGAGTCCGAGCTGCAGACGCTGCATTCCGACCTCGACGAGCTGCTCAACGAGGCCAAGAACTCCGAGGAGAAGGCCAAGAAGGCGATGGTGGACGCCGCGCGCCTGGCCGACGAGCTCCGTTCCGAGCAGGAGCACGCGCAGACGCAGGAGAAGCTGCGCAAGGCGCTCGAGCAGCAGATCAAGGAGCTGCAGGTGCGTCTGGACGAGGCCGAGGCCAACGCCCTCAAGGGAGGCAAGAAGGCCATCCAGAAGCTCGAACAGAGGGTGCGCGAGCTCGAGAACGAGCTTGACGGCGAACAGAGGAGACACGCCGACGCCCAGAAGAACCTGCGCAAGTCCGAGAGGCGCATCAAGGAGCTCACGTTCCAGGCCGAGGAGGACCGCAAGAACCACGAGCGCATGCAGGACCTGGTCGACAAGCTGCAGCAGAAGATCAAGACCTACAAGAGGCAGATCGAGGAGGCGGAGGAGATCGCCGCGCTCAACCTGGCCAAGTTCCGCAAGGCCCAGCAGGAGCTGGAGGAGGCGGAGGAGCGCGCCGACCTGGCCGAGCAGGCCATCAGCAAGTTCCGCGGCAAGGGCCGCGCCGGCTCCGTCGCACGAGGAGTCAGCCCCGCG CCCCCCCGCTCGCGCCCCTCTGCATTCGATGGCTTCGGCACCTTCCCACCGAGGTTCGACCTGGCGCCTGAAAACGACTTCTAA